One window from the genome of Streptococcus halotolerans encodes:
- a CDS encoding LysR family transcriptional regulator, protein MRIQQLQYIIKIVETGSMNEAAKQLYITQPSLSNAVRDLEHEMGITIFIRNPKGITLTKDGVEFLSYARQVIEQTDLLEERYKNPIAQRELFSVSSQHYAFVVNAFVSLLNKTDMTKYELFLRETRTYEIIDDVKNFRSEIGVLFLNSYNRDVLTKMFDDNHLVATNLFSTQPHIFVSKDNPLATKEIIQLEDLADFPYLSYDQGVHNSFYFSEEIMAQIPHPKSIVVSDRATLFNLMIGLDGYTIATGVLNSKLNGDNIVSIPLDVDDQIDIVYLKHEKANLSKMGEKFIDYLLEEVQFKTDN, encoded by the coding sequence ATGCGAATTCAACAATTACAATACATTATTAAAATCGTCGAAACTGGTTCGATGAACGAGGCAGCAAAACAACTCTATATTACGCAACCTAGCCTTTCCAACGCTGTTCGAGATTTGGAACACGAGATGGGCATCACTATCTTTATTCGTAACCCCAAAGGGATCACCCTAACTAAGGATGGCGTTGAGTTTTTGTCTTACGCCCGACAGGTGATTGAACAGACCGACCTTCTTGAAGAGCGTTATAAAAATCCAATAGCCCAACGGGAACTTTTTAGCGTCTCATCACAACACTACGCTTTCGTTGTCAATGCTTTTGTTTCACTATTAAATAAGACAGATATGACAAAGTATGAACTCTTTTTACGTGAAACGAGGACTTATGAAATCATTGATGACGTCAAGAATTTTCGATCTGAAATTGGTGTCTTGTTCCTCAATAGTTACAACAGGGACGTTCTCACCAAAATGTTTGATGATAATCACTTGGTAGCGACCAATCTTTTCTCAACGCAACCACACATTTTTGTCAGCAAGGACAATCCTTTGGCAACCAAAGAGATAATCCAACTAGAAGATTTGGCAGACTTTCCTTACCTCAGTTACGATCAAGGGGTTCATAACTCCTTCTACTTCTCTGAAGAAATTATGGCTCAGATTCCCCATCCCAAATCGATTGTTGTGTCAGACCGTGCCACACTGTTCAATCTGATGATTGGTCTTGATGGTTACACCATCGCAACAGGTGTCCTAAACAGCAAACTTAATGGTGACAATATTGTTTCCATTCCGCTTGATGTTGATGATCAAATAGATATTGTGTATTTAAAACATGAGAAGGCCAATCTTTCAAAAATGGGCGAAAAATTCATCGATTACTTATTGGAAGAAGTCCAATTCAAAACAGATAATTGA
- the pyrE gene encoding orotate phosphoribosyltransferase, with the protein MTLATQIASDLLDIKAVYLKPEDPFTWASGIKSPIYTDNRITLSYPETRSLIEDSFVTMIREHFPEVEVIAGTATAGIPHGAIIADKMNLPFSYIRSKPKDHGAGNQIEGRVIKGEKMVIIEDLISTGGSVLDAVKAAQDAGVDVLGVVAIFTYELPQAQANFEEANVTLVTLSNYSELIKVAKVQGYIDADGLMLLKKFKEDQENWQA; encoded by the coding sequence ATGACACTTGCTACACAAATTGCTTCAGATTTATTAGACATTAAAGCTGTTTACCTAAAACCAGAAGACCCTTTTACATGGGCCTCTGGTATCAAATCACCGATTTACACAGATAACCGAATCACCTTGTCTTATCCAGAGACACGCAGCTTGATTGAAGATAGCTTTGTGACAATGATTCGAGAGCATTTTCCTGAGGTGGAAGTGATTGCAGGAACAGCGACGGCAGGGATTCCACACGGAGCCATTATTGCTGATAAGATGAATTTGCCATTTTCATACATCCGTTCAAAACCTAAAGATCACGGCGCTGGTAATCAGATTGAAGGACGGGTCATCAAGGGCGAAAAAATGGTCATCATTGAAGATTTGATTTCAACCGGTGGTTCTGTTTTGGATGCTGTTAAAGCTGCTCAGGATGCAGGTGTAGATGTTTTAGGTGTAGTAGCTATTTTTACTTATGAATTACCTCAAGCTCAAGCAAACTTTGAAGAGGCTAATGTTACATTAGTAACCCTTTCAAACTACAGTGAATTGATAAAAGTCGCTAAAGTTCAAGGCTATATTGACGCTGATGGTTTGATGCTCTTGAAAAAATTTAAGGAAGACCAAGAGAATTGGCAAGCTTAA
- a CDS encoding transporter substrate-binding domain-containing protein, whose amino-acid sequence MKKTTALVSLGMAASLLVACSNDKAAKSESSWDKVKEAGVLKVATPGTLYPTSYYDDNKKLVGYEIDMMNEIGKRLKIKVNYQEIDVAESFTSVDSGKVDVAVNNFDTTPDRLKKYNISIPYKYSVGGMIVREDGSSDIKAKDLSDWKGKKAGGGAGTQYMKIAEKQGAEPVIYDNVTNDVYLRDVSTGRTDFIPNDYYTQKVAVKFVTKQYPDIKVKVGDVKYNPTEQGIVMSKKDKTLKKKLDGVIKEMKEDGTLKKISGKYYAGQDLTKPEEGTEDLPTIDVSDK is encoded by the coding sequence ATTAAGAAAACAACAGCACTTGTGTCATTAGGGATGGCTGCTAGCCTTCTGGTTGCTTGTTCAAATGACAAGGCAGCTAAAAGTGAGTCGAGTTGGGATAAGGTTAAAGAAGCAGGCGTTTTGAAAGTTGCCACACCTGGAACGCTCTATCCAACTTCTTACTATGACGATAATAAGAAACTGGTCGGTTATGAAATCGACATGATGAATGAAATCGGAAAACGCCTTAAGATCAAAGTTAATTATCAGGAAATCGATGTAGCAGAGTCCTTTACTTCAGTTGATAGTGGTAAGGTTGATGTTGCCGTTAATAATTTTGACACCACACCAGACCGCCTTAAGAAATACAATATCTCTATTCCTTACAAGTATTCAGTTGGCGGTATGATTGTCCGAGAAGATGGTTCTTCTGATATCAAAGCCAAAGACCTGTCCGACTGGAAAGGAAAGAAAGCTGGTGGTGGTGCTGGAACTCAGTACATGAAAATTGCTGAAAAACAAGGTGCAGAACCAGTTATCTATGATAATGTGACTAATGATGTTTACCTTCGTGATGTCTCCACGGGTCGTACAGATTTCATTCCAAATGATTACTATACACAAAAAGTAGCTGTTAAGTTTGTGACTAAACAATATCCAGACATCAAGGTTAAAGTCGGTGACGTCAAGTATAATCCGACAGAACAAGGGATTGTCATGAGTAAAAAGGACAAGACTCTCAAGAAAAAACTTGATGGTGTTATTAAAGAAATGAAAGAAGATGGCACACTCAAGAAGATTTCTGGGAAGTATTATGCTGGTCAAGATTTGACAAAACCAGAAGAAGGAACTGAAGACCTACCAACCATTGATGTTTCAGATAAATAA
- a CDS encoding YbhB/YbcL family Raf kinase inhibitor-like protein, with the protein MRIQHCFENNTLPDLYSKYTDKPVDGFSVTSFPFELIDLPENTVSLAWTFTDVDAIPVCGFEYIHWVVANVSPAQPHIAEDFASQDKDHLKGSNSLTSKFMAKDFGDLSKTYIGPCPPDKDHLYTLTVYALDKQLELTEGFFLNELRHAMKGHIIAQTSHDFVGRS; encoded by the coding sequence ATGAGAATTCAACATTGCTTTGAAAACAATACCCTTCCAGATTTGTATAGTAAATACACGGATAAGCCAGTTGATGGTTTTTCTGTAACGTCCTTTCCTTTTGAACTGATCGATTTACCTGAAAATACGGTCAGTTTAGCCTGGACCTTCACAGATGTTGATGCCATCCCAGTCTGTGGTTTTGAGTACATCCACTGGGTTGTCGCCAATGTTTCTCCAGCACAGCCCCATATTGCAGAAGATTTTGCCAGCCAAGATAAAGACCATCTTAAAGGCTCAAATAGTTTAACGAGTAAATTTATGGCTAAAGATTTTGGAGATTTGTCAAAAACTTATATCGGACCTTGTCCACCTGACAAAGACCATCTTTATACCTTGACGGTCTATGCTCTGGATAAACAACTAGAGCTGACAGAAGGCTTTTTCCTTAATGAGCTTCGTCATGCGATGAAAGGACATATTATAGCCCAAACTAGTCATGATTTCGTTGGACGTTCATAG
- the pyrF gene encoding orotidine-5'-phosphate decarboxylase — protein sequence MFDTRPIIALDFPDFDSVKAFLEKFPEGESLYVKIGMELYYACGAEIVSFLKSMGHSIFLDLKLHDIPNTVESAMRVLAKLGVDMTNVHAAGGVEMMAAAKRGFGQQGILIAVTQLTSTSQEQMQDNQNIQTSLADSVKHYAQKTAEAGLDGVVCSAHEVALIKESTMADFVCLTPGIRPNGSNKGDQKRVMTPSQARAAGSNFIVVGRPITQAPDPYQVYQAIKTDWNASI from the coding sequence TTGTTTGATACGCGACCAATTATTGCTCTTGATTTTCCTGATTTTGATAGTGTCAAGGCATTTTTAGAAAAATTTCCAGAAGGTGAAAGCCTTTATGTCAAGATTGGAATGGAGTTATATTATGCCTGTGGTGCTGAGATCGTTTCTTTTTTAAAATCCATGGGACACAGTATTTTTCTGGACTTGAAGTTACATGATATTCCTAATACAGTTGAATCAGCCATGAGAGTTTTGGCCAAGCTTGGCGTTGATATGACCAATGTTCATGCGGCAGGCGGAGTAGAGATGATGGCAGCAGCCAAACGAGGATTTGGTCAGCAAGGTATCTTAATCGCTGTTACCCAGTTAACGTCTACCAGTCAAGAACAGATGCAAGACAATCAAAATATTCAAACCAGTTTAGCAGATTCCGTCAAACATTATGCCCAAAAAACAGCAGAAGCTGGTTTAGATGGCGTTGTTTGTTCAGCACACGAAGTTGCATTGATTAAGGAATCAACCATGGCAGATTTTGTTTGCCTGACACCTGGCATTCGTCCCAATGGTTCGAACAAGGGAGATCAAAAGCGCGTGATGACACCCAGTCAGGCCAGGGCTGCCGGATCAAACTTTATTGTGGTTGGAAGACCTATCACACAAGCCCCTGATCCCTATCAAGTTTATCAAGCCATTAAGACTGATTGGAATGCTTCCATTTAA
- a CDS encoding dihydroorotase, with product MLLIKNGRVIDPKSKFDQVCDILIDSQKIVKIAKDIQVKNAQIIDASGKIVAPGLVDIHVHFREPGQTHKEDIHTGALAAAAGGFTTVVMMANTNPTISTVETLTEVLESAAKEKIRVKTNVSATLNFDGKTVTDFDKLLKAGAIGISDDGIPLENAGVVRQVFKKAKALDAVVALHEEDPNLNGVLGLNETIAREHFGCSGARGVAEYSMMARDVMIAYEVDNKFHVQHLSKAESVKVVSFVQGLGAKVTAEVSPQHFSKTEALLLEKGADAKMNPPLRLEEDRLAVIEGLKSGVISIIATDHAPHHKDEKKVSDVTKAPSGMTGLETSLSLGLTYLVDAGHLSLSELLAKMTINPAQLYGFDAGYVAENGPADLVIFSEEDRFVTEDFKSKASNSPFVGEKLKGKIAYTICDGHIVYQND from the coding sequence ATGTTACTCATTAAAAACGGCCGTGTTATCGATCCCAAGTCCAAATTTGATCAGGTTTGTGATATCTTGATTGATAGTCAGAAAATTGTCAAAATAGCCAAAGATATTCAGGTAAAAAATGCACAAATCATCGACGCTAGTGGCAAAATAGTTGCTCCTGGGTTGGTTGACATTCATGTTCATTTTAGAGAACCAGGTCAGACTCACAAAGAAGATATTCATACGGGGGCCCTGGCAGCAGCTGCTGGTGGCTTTACGACGGTTGTGATGATGGCTAATACAAATCCTACTATTTCAACTGTGGAAACCTTGACAGAAGTTTTAGAGTCGGCCGCTAAAGAAAAGATTCGTGTTAAAACCAATGTCTCAGCAACCCTCAATTTTGATGGTAAAACAGTGACCGATTTTGATAAACTCCTCAAAGCAGGAGCTATTGGGATTTCGGATGACGGCATTCCTTTAGAAAATGCAGGTGTTGTTCGCCAAGTGTTCAAAAAAGCTAAGGCATTGGATGCTGTCGTAGCTCTCCATGAAGAAGATCCGAATCTTAATGGTGTTTTAGGGTTAAATGAAACCATTGCCCGAGAACATTTTGGATGTAGTGGTGCGCGAGGCGTTGCCGAATATTCTATGATGGCACGAGACGTCATGATTGCTTATGAGGTGGACAACAAATTCCATGTTCAACATTTGTCCAAAGCTGAATCTGTCAAGGTTGTTTCATTTGTTCAAGGTTTAGGTGCTAAGGTGACCGCAGAAGTCTCGCCACAGCATTTTTCAAAAACCGAAGCACTCCTTCTAGAAAAAGGGGCTGATGCCAAGATGAATCCACCTCTACGTCTAGAAGAAGACCGATTGGCTGTCATTGAAGGATTGAAATCAGGCGTTATCTCGATTATTGCGACTGACCATGCGCCTCATCATAAGGATGAAAAAAAGGTTTCTGACGTTACAAAAGCTCCTTCCGGTATGACAGGATTAGAAACATCCTTGTCTTTAGGCTTGACCTATTTGGTGGATGCGGGTCACTTATCTCTTTCTGAGCTATTAGCTAAAATGACGATTAACCCAGCACAGCTATATGGTTTTGATGCAGGTTATGTCGCGGAAAATGGCCCAGCTGACTTAGTGATTTTCTCAGAAGAAGACCGTTTTGTAACAGAAGATTTTAAATCCAAAGCCTCTAATTCCCCTTTTGTTGGTGAGAAACTTAAAGGAAAAATTGCTTATACCATCTGTGACGGTCATATTGTTTATCAGAATGATTAA
- a CDS encoding MazG nucleotide pyrophosphohydrolase domain-containing protein: MSLRLSDLQNYLANHYGDDRDEQGFFMKLVEEVGEVAEVLNKRANRKRSGTENLQEELGKELADLIHYAVAIATVNQIDLTSVIIEKDRSAALKYQHEENLETFLSKLHSNL; the protein is encoded by the coding sequence ATGTCACTAAGATTGTCAGATTTACAAAATTATTTAGCTAATCATTACGGCGATGATCGAGATGAACAAGGCTTTTTTATGAAGTTAGTTGAGGAAGTGGGGGAAGTTGCCGAAGTACTCAATAAAAGGGCTAATCGGAAAAGGTCAGGTACTGAAAACTTGCAAGAAGAGCTTGGCAAAGAGTTGGCAGATCTTATCCACTATGCTGTCGCTATTGCTACGGTGAATCAAATTGATTTAACCAGTGTCATTATTGAAAAAGATAGAAGTGCAGCTCTTAAGTACCAGCACGAAGAGAACTTAGAAACATTTTTGTCCAAGCTTCATTCAAATTTGTAA
- a CDS encoding DUF1398 family protein: MKAHLSGQTTYPTFCEDKAKSGIAYWTID; this comes from the coding sequence TTGAAAGCTCATCTATCAGGTCAGACTACATATCCAACTTTTTGCGAAGATAAGGCTAAATCAGGCATTGCCTACTGGACCATTGATTGA
- a CDS encoding HAMP domain-containing sensor histidine kinase, translating to MKLIKKNFLVINLLIFAVVTIILGLLYFIMPIYYEHVQTQEIKHEFKQVSKQVDGKSLTQVSRLLSKSNKSNVWYTLVNQKNHMIFPSLQISNANGDEPSDIIISSVDSQSKNEVMKHTFALDSGEKVTLLGELSLQPVSDASKILLTLYPYLLLMSLTIASIVAFLYSKTSSSRLINISNTTRKMANLETNLSCEIKGKDEIADLASDINRLYDKLFTTIKSLNKEYDKLADLERSKSEFLRMTSHELKTPISSVIGMIDGMLYNVGDFANRDKYLRKSRKVLEGQAQVIQSILSLSKLETAVEQNQEMFSLKAALEEEMEVYHILSELDRYQVTIVLEEQWVKANKLYLLKAIKNIIDNAFRYTKPEGQIVITLKANQLVIKNEAEQLLSQEQLEQLFQPFYRPDYSRSRKDGGTGLGLFIAHQIFERYHFDYHIDIQHERWVIFTVTFPDLEKERQS from the coding sequence ATGAAATTAATCAAAAAAAACTTTTTGGTCATCAATCTACTCATTTTTGCAGTTGTCACAATCATTCTAGGTCTTCTGTATTTTATCATGCCCATTTATTATGAGCACGTTCAGACACAAGAGATCAAGCATGAATTTAAACAAGTAAGCAAACAAGTAGACGGGAAGTCATTGACACAAGTCAGCAGACTTCTTTCCAAAAGCAATAAATCAAACGTTTGGTATACATTAGTCAATCAAAAAAACCATATGATTTTTCCAAGCTTACAGATTAGTAATGCTAACGGAGATGAGCCTAGTGACATTATCATTTCAAGTGTCGACTCGCAGTCTAAAAATGAAGTGATGAAGCATACATTTGCTTTAGACTCTGGCGAAAAAGTAACGCTATTAGGAGAGCTTTCGCTACAACCAGTCTCTGATGCCAGCAAGATTCTGCTAACCCTGTACCCTTACCTACTTCTCATGTCCTTAACGATTGCTAGTATTGTTGCTTTTCTTTATAGTAAAACCTCCAGTAGCCGCTTGATTAATATTTCAAACACGACTCGAAAGATGGCAAATCTGGAAACCAATCTGTCCTGCGAGATTAAAGGAAAAGATGAGATTGCTGACCTAGCTAGTGATATTAATAGGCTTTACGATAAATTATTTACAACCATTAAATCCTTAAATAAGGAGTATGATAAGCTAGCTGATCTAGAACGAAGTAAATCAGAATTTCTACGAATGACTTCTCATGAGTTAAAAACACCTATTTCTAGTGTTATCGGCATGATTGACGGTATGCTCTACAATGTTGGTGATTTTGCTAATCGAGATAAGTATCTCAGAAAATCTCGTAAAGTCCTAGAGGGACAAGCGCAAGTTATTCAAAGCATTCTATCCCTATCTAAACTGGAAACAGCTGTGGAACAAAATCAAGAAATGTTCTCACTGAAAGCTGCTTTAGAAGAAGAGATGGAAGTGTATCACATCTTATCAGAACTTGATCGCTACCAGGTAACCATCGTCTTAGAAGAACAGTGGGTGAAAGCCAATAAATTATATTTACTAAAAGCTATTAAAAATATCATCGACAATGCCTTTAGGTATACAAAACCCGAAGGTCAGATTGTTATCACACTTAAGGCTAATCAGTTAGTGATAAAAAATGAAGCCGAGCAATTATTGAGCCAAGAACAATTAGAACAACTGTTCCAGCCTTTTTATCGCCCAGATTACAGTCGCTCCCGTAAAGATGGTGGCACAGGCTTAGGTTTGTTTATCGCTCATCAAATATTTGAACGCTACCACTTTGACTATCATATTGATATTCAACACGAACGCTGGGTAATCTTTACAGTCACTTTTCCAGACTTAGAAAAAGAGAGGCAGTCTTGA
- a CDS encoding response regulator transcription factor produces the protein MFKILVVEDDKTINQVVCEFLKANNYSPDPVFDGADALEKWRSQSYDLIILDIMLPSIGGIEILEEIRKTSDIPIIMLTALDDEYTQLVSFNHLISDYVTKPFSPLILIKRIENALRGVTGGEKLTITDLVIDLSERTVSWKNVAITLTKKEFDILEYLVQHHQKLVTRDQIMDAIWGYCELDSRVLDNHIKNIRKKMPGLPLQTITGMGYLLGDRA, from the coding sequence ATGTTTAAGATATTAGTCGTTGAAGATGATAAAACCATTAATCAAGTCGTTTGCGAGTTTTTAAAAGCGAATAATTATAGCCCTGATCCTGTTTTTGACGGGGCAGATGCCTTAGAAAAATGGCGAAGCCAGTCTTATGATTTAATTATCCTGGACATTATGCTGCCATCTATTGGTGGCATCGAAATCCTCGAAGAAATTCGAAAGACTTCTGATATCCCCATCATTATGCTAACAGCTCTTGACGATGAGTACACTCAGTTAGTCAGCTTTAACCATTTAATTAGTGACTATGTCACCAAACCCTTCTCACCTTTAATATTAATCAAACGGATTGAAAATGCTTTGAGAGGTGTTACGGGAGGTGAAAAACTAACGATCACTGATTTGGTCATCGATCTTTCTGAGCGGACAGTTTCTTGGAAAAATGTTGCCATAACTCTGACGAAAAAAGAATTCGATATTTTAGAATACCTGGTCCAACACCACCAGAAGTTAGTCACCAGAGACCAAATAATGGATGCCATTTGGGGATACTGTGAGTTGGATAGCCGTGTTTTAGATAATCATATCAAAAATATTCGAAAAAAAATGCCTGGTCTTCCGCTACAAACCATCACTGGAATGGGCTATCTACTGGGTGACCGTGCATGA
- a CDS encoding uracil-DNA glycosylase, translating into MEHSKWHDLLKNQLPEGYFSQINHFLNAAYGQETIYPKRENVFKALARTDYDQVKVLILGQDPYHGPGQAQGLSFSVPNDMPAPPSLQNILRELADDIGPRTHHDLTPWADQGVLLLNACLTVPAGQANGHAGLIWEPFTDAVISLLDQREEPLVFILWGAYARKKKMLIKHQRHLILEAPHPSPLSSYRGFFGSKPFSKTNQFLEEHHQQPINWLQ; encoded by the coding sequence ATGGAACATTCTAAATGGCATGACTTATTAAAAAATCAATTACCAGAGGGTTATTTTTCACAAATCAATCATTTCTTAAACGCAGCATATGGTCAGGAAACTATCTATCCCAAGCGAGAAAATGTGTTTAAAGCTTTGGCAAGGACCGATTACGATCAGGTTAAAGTTCTCATTCTTGGTCAAGATCCTTATCACGGACCAGGGCAAGCTCAAGGCTTATCGTTTTCAGTACCTAATGACATGCCGGCTCCCCCATCCTTGCAAAATATTTTGAGGGAATTAGCGGATGATATTGGTCCTAGAACTCATCACGACTTGACTCCATGGGCTGATCAGGGGGTGCTTCTTCTAAATGCTTGTTTAACAGTCCCAGCAGGACAGGCTAATGGTCATGCTGGTCTTATTTGGGAGCCATTTACTGATGCTGTTATTTCCTTACTCGATCAAAGAGAAGAACCCTTAGTTTTCATCCTTTGGGGTGCCTATGCTCGTAAGAAAAAGATGCTAATCAAGCACCAGCGTCATCTTATTCTTGAAGCGCCACATCCTAGCCCGCTGTCCAGCTACCGTGGTTTTTTTGGCAGTAAGCCTTTCTCTAAAACCAATCAGTTTTTAGAAGAACATCACCAACAGCCTATCAACTGGTTGCAATAA
- a CDS encoding amino acid ABC transporter permease, with product MSINWQALFNPELAIEAIPVILEGVPYTLSLSLIGFFLGTILGFFVALCRLSRLWPLRWLAASHVSLMRGIPLMVLLFFIYFGLPFMGIELDAIGATIIAFSLMSSAYISEIIRSSLAAVDKGQWEAARSLGLRTPIIYRKVIIPQAIRIALPPLSNVLLDMVKSTALTAMITVPEMFNKAKIIGGAKSDYMTVYIVVALMYWGICTLYAVGQEKMEKRLAF from the coding sequence ATGTCAATTAACTGGCAAGCATTGTTCAATCCAGAGTTAGCTATAGAAGCTATCCCTGTGATTTTAGAAGGGGTTCCATACACTCTATCTCTTTCTCTGATTGGATTTTTCTTGGGAACTATTCTAGGATTTTTTGTTGCGCTTTGTCGTCTGTCGCGTCTTTGGCCATTGAGATGGTTGGCAGCGAGTCATGTCTCTCTTATGCGAGGGATTCCATTGATGGTCTTGCTTTTCTTTATTTACTTTGGTCTACCGTTCATGGGTATTGAACTGGATGCTATAGGAGCAACTATCATAGCCTTTTCTTTGATGTCTAGTGCCTATATTTCTGAAATTATCCGTTCGTCACTTGCTGCAGTGGACAAGGGTCAGTGGGAAGCAGCACGTTCATTGGGGCTTAGGACACCTATTATTTATCGCAAAGTCATCATTCCACAGGCTATCAGAATTGCCTTACCCCCATTAAGTAATGTTCTCTTAGATATGGTCAAAAGTACAGCCCTAACAGCGATGATTACCGTACCGGAGATGTTCAATAAGGCTAAAATTATCGGCGGTGCCAAATCAGACTACATGACGGTTTACATTGTCGTCGCCCTCATGTACTGGGGTATTTGCACGCTATACGCTGTTGGACAAGAAAAAATGGAAAAACGTTTGGCTTTTTGA
- a CDS encoding amidase translates to MFKDATDMAKGVRSGQVSAKELVLETIAKAEKENPRLNAISSTRFEKALEESETRDFTNQPFGGVPIFLKDLGQEQANEQSTSGSRLLVNYRAKQSDHYVKRLESLGFIVLGRTNTPEFGFKNISDSQLHGPVNLPDDITRNAGGSSGGAAALVASGVSPLAAASDGGGSIRIPASFNGLIGLKPTRGRIPVGPSSYRGWQGASVNFALTKTIRDTKTLLEHFQVCQMESPFVLPRLHHEDLFGKSLKPLRVALQLESPIGGQVSGEAISAVMKAAQFLEKEGHEVLLLDKQPVDGIEAMKSYYIMNSVETAAMFDGIEASLGRQVTIDDMELMTWAIYRSGQRISAKTYSKILSQWDHYSRLMHEFHEAYDILLSPTVADVAPKHGQFDLSEQLKDHLRHIDDFKQAEQQDMIWQMFQHSLDWTPFTQQANLTGQPSISFPVYRTEAGLSLGVQVTAAKGREDLLLQIGDVFEKMNQFV, encoded by the coding sequence ATGTTTAAAGATGCAACTGATATGGCAAAAGGCGTTCGCTCTGGACAAGTTTCAGCCAAGGAGTTAGTCTTGGAAACTATAGCCAAAGCTGAAAAGGAAAATCCTAGGCTAAATGCCATTTCTAGTACACGTTTTGAGAAAGCATTGGAAGAGTCAGAAACTAGAGATTTCACGAATCAACCATTTGGAGGTGTCCCCATTTTCTTGAAAGATTTGGGGCAAGAACAGGCAAATGAACAATCAACGTCAGGGTCACGGTTATTGGTAAACTATCGTGCCAAGCAGTCTGATCATTATGTGAAAAGACTGGAATCACTTGGTTTTATTGTCTTAGGGAGGACCAATACTCCAGAGTTTGGATTTAAAAATATTTCTGATAGTCAGCTGCATGGTCCTGTCAACCTTCCAGATGATATCACGCGCAATGCAGGTGGCTCATCTGGTGGCGCGGCAGCTCTTGTTGCCTCTGGAGTTAGTCCTTTAGCAGCCGCTAGTGATGGAGGTGGTTCCATTCGCATTCCAGCTTCTTTCAATGGCTTGATTGGTTTAAAACCAACGCGAGGCCGTATCCCCGTAGGTCCTAGTTCTTATCGGGGATGGCAGGGAGCATCTGTCAATTTTGCGCTGACAAAGACTATTAGAGATACCAAAACACTTTTAGAACACTTTCAAGTGTGTCAGATGGAAAGCCCATTTGTATTGCCTCGGCTTCATCATGAAGACTTGTTTGGAAAATCCTTAAAACCCTTGAGAGTTGCCTTGCAATTAGAATCCCCTATTGGTGGACAAGTGTCGGGCGAAGCTATTAGTGCTGTTATGAAAGCTGCGCAATTTTTAGAAAAAGAAGGGCATGAGGTTTTGCTTTTAGATAAACAGCCAGTCGACGGTATTGAAGCTATGAAATCATATTACATCATGAATTCGGTCGAAACGGCTGCTATGTTTGACGGTATCGAAGCTAGTTTAGGACGTCAGGTGACGATTGATGATATGGAGTTGATGACTTGGGCTATCTACCGAAGTGGTCAAAGGATTTCAGCTAAGACCTATTCTAAGATTTTATCGCAATGGGATCACTATAGTCGTTTGATGCATGAATTTCATGAGGCATATGATATTCTCTTGTCACCGACAGTGGCAGATGTTGCTCCTAAGCATGGCCAGTTTGACTTATCAGAACAATTGAAAGACCATTTAAGACATATTGATGACTTTAAGCAAGCAGAGCAACAAGATATGATCTGGCAGATGTTTCAGCATAGTTTGGATTGGACACCATTCACTCAACAAGCTAACCTCACTGGACAACCTTCTATCAGTTTTCCGGTTTATCGCACAGAAGCTGGTTTGTCCCTCGGTGTCCAAGTAACAGCCGCCAAAGGGAGAGAGGACTTGCTCTTGCAAATTGGTGACGTCTTTGAAAAGATGAATCAGTTTGTGTGA